From the genome of Pseudomonas sp. gcc21, one region includes:
- the nirB gene encoding nitrite reductase large subunit NirB, whose protein sequence is MKVDISSMNRETLIIIGNGMVGHHCVEQLIERGAMAHYDIHVYGEERQRAYDRVHLSEYFGGRDAESLAMCEPDLYDTHGVHLHLGVQVLDIDRNNQEIITSAGRQRYDRLVLATGSFPFVPPIPGAEGNSRLVYRTLDDLDAIRDAATTARRGVVVGGGLLGLEAANALKSLGLEAHVVEFAPRLMPVQLDDLGGAALKARIEALGVGVHLSRATSEIVPGAEYVYRMNFNDGEYLETDLIVFSAGIRPQDALARSAGLEVGERGGVIIDDDFRSSDPTIYAIGECACWNGSCFGLVAPGYSMARNLALQLVGEQHEAFSGADMSTKLKLLGVDVGSIGDAHAATPGAKSYRYIDEANNSYRRLVVSADNSRVIGAVLVGDNSYYDTLLQYAQNGIKLPADPSSLILPLSDGAPTLGADALPATATLCSCHNVSKGAVCCAIDAGCTDLGELKAQTKAGTGCGGCAALIKQVFEHELSARGVEVDKSLCEHFAHTRQELYDIVRVNRITRFDELLAKHGRGHIGCDICKPAVGSILASCWNQPITDPTLVPLQDTNDTFMANMQKNGTYSIVPRIAGGEITPDKLITLGAVAKKYDLYTKITGGQRIDLFGAQLHQLPDIWGELIEAGFETGHAYGKSLRTVKSCVGSTWCRYGVQDSVGMAIRLENRYKGLRAPHKIKFGVSGCTRECAEAQSKDIGVIATENGWNLYVSGNGGMRPRHAELFATDLDDATLIRYIDRYLMFYIRTADKLQRTSVWRESIEGGLDYLKEVIIEDSLSLAEELEAQMQLVVDRYECEWANALADPEKLKRFRTFVNDQRGDPDIHFVKERGQPRPARASELHLIPVTQEVSS, encoded by the coding sequence ATGAAAGTCGATATCTCATCCATGAACCGCGAAACACTGATCATCATCGGCAACGGGATGGTTGGTCACCACTGCGTGGAACAGCTGATCGAGCGCGGCGCCATGGCGCATTACGATATCCATGTGTATGGCGAAGAGCGCCAGCGCGCCTATGACCGTGTGCACCTTTCTGAGTACTTCGGCGGACGGGATGCGGAGTCGCTGGCGATGTGCGAACCGGATCTGTACGACACCCACGGCGTGCATCTGCACCTGGGTGTCCAGGTGCTGGATATCGACCGAAACAATCAGGAGATCATCACCAGCGCCGGACGCCAGCGTTATGACCGGCTGGTTCTGGCGACCGGCTCTTTCCCTTTCGTCCCGCCAATTCCGGGTGCGGAAGGCAATTCCCGCCTGGTGTATCGCACACTGGATGATCTGGATGCCATCCGTGACGCCGCGACGACCGCTCGCCGCGGCGTGGTGGTGGGCGGCGGTCTGCTTGGGTTGGAAGCAGCAAACGCTCTGAAGTCGCTGGGCCTTGAAGCCCATGTGGTGGAATTTGCCCCGCGGCTGATGCCAGTGCAACTGGATGATCTGGGTGGGGCGGCACTCAAGGCGAGAATCGAAGCACTCGGCGTCGGCGTGCATCTATCACGCGCCACCAGCGAAATTGTCCCGGGCGCGGAATACGTCTATCGAATGAATTTCAACGACGGCGAATACCTTGAAACCGACCTGATTGTCTTCTCTGCCGGCATCCGGCCACAGGACGCGCTGGCGCGCAGCGCAGGTCTGGAAGTCGGCGAGCGCGGCGGTGTGATTATCGATGATGATTTTCGCAGCAGCGATCCGACCATTTATGCCATCGGAGAATGTGCCTGCTGGAATGGCAGCTGCTTCGGCCTGGTCGCACCCGGCTACAGCATGGCGCGCAACCTCGCGTTGCAGCTTGTGGGCGAGCAGCACGAAGCGTTCAGCGGCGCTGATATGTCGACCAAACTCAAACTGCTCGGCGTGGATGTCGGCTCGATCGGTGATGCACACGCCGCAACGCCAGGCGCGAAGAGCTATCGCTATATCGACGAAGCCAACAACAGCTATCGCCGGCTTGTGGTATCAGCAGATAACAGCCGAGTGATCGGCGCGGTGCTGGTCGGCGACAACAGCTACTACGACACCCTGCTGCAATATGCGCAGAACGGCATCAAGCTTCCGGCGGACCCGTCCAGCCTGATCCTGCCACTGTCCGATGGTGCGCCGACGCTGGGCGCCGACGCGCTACCCGCTACTGCAACGCTCTGCTCCTGCCACAACGTCAGCAAAGGCGCGGTGTGCTGCGCAATCGACGCCGGCTGTACCGATCTCGGCGAGCTCAAGGCCCAGACCAAGGCCGGCACAGGTTGTGGTGGTTGCGCGGCCCTGATCAAGCAGGTTTTCGAACATGAGCTGAGCGCACGCGGGGTCGAGGTGGACAAGAGCCTGTGCGAACACTTCGCGCATACCCGCCAGGAGCTGTACGACATCGTCCGTGTGAATCGCATCACCCGCTTCGATGAGCTGCTGGCCAAGCATGGTCGCGGCCACATCGGTTGCGATATCTGCAAACCAGCGGTGGGTTCGATCCTCGCCTCCTGCTGGAACCAGCCGATCACCGACCCGACGCTGGTGCCCTTGCAGGACACCAACGACACCTTCATGGCCAACATGCAGAAGAACGGCACCTATTCCATTGTGCCGCGCATCGCCGGTGGCGAAATCACTCCGGACAAGCTGATTACCCTCGGCGCGGTGGCCAAGAAGTACGACCTCTACACCAAGATCACCGGCGGCCAGCGCATCGACCTGTTCGGCGCGCAGCTTCACCAGCTCCCGGATATCTGGGGCGAATTGATCGAAGCCGGCTTTGAAACCGGCCATGCCTATGGCAAGTCGCTGCGCACGGTCAAATCCTGCGTCGGTAGCACCTGGTGTCGCTATGGCGTGCAGGACAGCGTGGGCATGGCGATCCGCCTGGAGAATCGCTACAAGGGCCTGCGTGCGCCGCACAAGATCAAGTTTGGTGTCTCTGGCTGTACCCGCGAATGCGCCGAAGCCCAGAGCAAGGACATCGGCGTGATCGCCACGGAAAACGGCTGGAACCTTTACGTTTCCGGCAACGGCGGCATGCGCCCGCGCCACGCGGAACTGTTCGCCACCGACCTGGATGACGCGACACTGATCCGCTACATCGATCGCTACCTGATGTTCTACATACGCACCGCCGACAAGCTGCAGCGCACCTCGGTATGGCGCGAGAGCATCGAGGGCGGCCTCGACTATCTGAAGGAAGTCATCATCGAAGACAGCTTGAGTCTGGCCGAAGAGCTCGAAGCGCAGATGCAGCTGGTGGTCGACCGCTACGAATGCGAGTGGGCCAATGCGCTCGCGGATCCGGAGAAACTCAAGCGCTTCCGCACCTTCGTCAATGACCAGCGCGGTGATCCCGACATCCATTTCGTCAAGGAACGCGGCCAGCCCCGCCCGGCCCGTGCATCCGAACTGCATTTGATTCCCGTCACCCAGGAGGTTTCGTCATGA
- a CDS encoding formate/nitrite transporter family protein → MSYLVPAEFVTKMVDAGESKIFMATRDVLIRAFMAGAILALAAVFAVTISVQTGYPIVGAILFPVGFCMLYLLGFDLLTGVFVLTPLALIDRRPGVTIGGVLKNWGLVFLGNFCGALTVAVLMAITFTYGFSIEPGEVGQKIANIGESRTVGYKQYGAAGMLTVFIGGVLCNWMVSLGVVGAMISTTVSGKVIAMWMPIMLFFAMGFEHSVVNMFLFPSGLIMGGGFSITDYLIWNELPVVLGNLIGGLSLTGLTLYTTHVRTAPKRPNYAAKAI, encoded by the coding sequence ATGTCCTACCTGGTACCCGCTGAATTCGTCACCAAAATGGTCGACGCTGGCGAATCGAAAATTTTCATGGCCACCCGCGATGTGCTGATCAGAGCTTTCATGGCGGGTGCCATCCTGGCGCTGGCAGCTGTGTTCGCCGTCACCATTTCGGTACAGACCGGCTACCCCATCGTGGGTGCCATCCTGTTCCCGGTTGGCTTCTGCATGCTTTATCTGCTGGGCTTCGATCTGTTGACCGGGGTGTTTGTGTTGACCCCGCTAGCGCTGATCGACCGGCGCCCGGGGGTGACAATAGGCGGCGTGCTGAAGAACTGGGGCCTGGTATTTCTTGGCAATTTCTGCGGCGCGCTGACTGTTGCAGTATTGATGGCGATTACCTTCACCTACGGCTTCTCCATCGAGCCCGGCGAAGTTGGTCAGAAGATCGCCAATATCGGCGAAAGCCGCACAGTCGGCTACAAGCAGTACGGCGCAGCCGGCATGCTCACAGTGTTCATCGGCGGCGTGCTGTGCAACTGGATGGTCTCACTGGGCGTGGTCGGTGCAATGATCTCCACCACCGTCAGCGGCAAGGTGATCGCCATGTGGATGCCGATCATGCTGTTCTTCGCGATGGGCTTCGAGCACTCGGTGGTGAACATGTTCCTGTTCCCCTCGGGCCTGATCATGGGCGGCGGGTTCTCGATAACCGATTACCTGATCTGGAACGAACTACCCGTGGTGCTCGGCAACCTGATCGGCGGCCTGTCTCTGACCGGCCTGACGCTCTACACCACCCACGTCAGAACCGCGCCCAAGCGCCCCAACTACGCAGCGAAGGCAATCTAA
- a CDS encoding sugar O-acetyltransferase: MSNNPVAERDRMLRGELYDPLSPELVAARNRARLLTKAFNATSDNQQAERDRLLRELVPDCGSEVTIEPPFLCDYGDNISLGDKVFFNFNCVILDVAHVAIGSNVLFGPGVQVYAATHPMSAAQRRTGLELGKPVSIGHDVWIGGGAIICPGVTIGAGTVIGAGSVVIRDIPAGVFAAGNPCRVIRPLED, encoded by the coding sequence TTGAGCAATAACCCGGTTGCCGAACGAGACAGGATGCTGCGTGGCGAGCTGTATGATCCGCTGTCGCCGGAGCTGGTCGCCGCGCGTAACCGGGCGCGGCTGCTTACTAAAGCATTCAACGCTACCAGTGATAATCAGCAGGCCGAGCGTGATCGGCTACTCCGCGAACTTGTGCCTGACTGCGGTAGCGAGGTGACGATCGAGCCGCCTTTCCTATGTGATTACGGCGACAATATCTCCCTCGGGGACAAGGTCTTTTTCAACTTCAATTGCGTGATTCTGGATGTGGCGCACGTCGCGATAGGCTCGAACGTACTGTTTGGGCCCGGCGTGCAGGTCTATGCCGCAACGCATCCGATGAGCGCCGCCCAACGGCGTACCGGACTTGAGTTGGGCAAGCCCGTCAGCATTGGTCATGACGTCTGGATTGGTGGTGGCGCTATCATCTGTCCGGGCGTCACCATTGGTGCCGGTACGGTGATTGGTGCGGGCAGCGTGGTGATCCGCGACATACCGGCGGGCGTATTCGCCGCCGGCAATCCGTGCCGCGTAATCAGGCCGCTTGAGGACTGA
- a CDS encoding DUF1523 family protein, with amino-acid sequence MRWIKRLSTAVIVALVISAALGLHYILPKHSVVHVTGVEVKRVDDEGVINAENPAEGPTRDMYFINTANPDNQKVRVYRNEDTGWGFPWYFKFDSADVQARAQDYSRNNNQLALIRYYGWRIQMLSMFPNITYIEATTSRDEPLPIFNILFFLVLGGLVLAVVMGVRRRSQRRLDRPL; translated from the coding sequence ATGAGATGGATCAAGCGGTTGAGCACAGCAGTTATCGTGGCCCTGGTTATCAGCGCGGCGCTGGGCCTGCATTACATTCTGCCAAAACACAGCGTTGTGCATGTCACCGGCGTCGAGGTCAAACGGGTGGATGATGAAGGCGTGATCAACGCTGAAAATCCCGCCGAGGGTCCCACACGGGATATGTATTTCATCAATACCGCCAACCCTGATAACCAGAAAGTGCGGGTCTATCGCAACGAAGATACCGGCTGGGGCTTTCCCTGGTACTTCAAGTTTGACTCCGCCGACGTGCAGGCCCGCGCCCAGGATTACTCACGAAACAACAATCAGCTGGCGTTGATCCGTTATTACGGCTGGCGCATCCAGATGTTGTCGATGTTTCCGAACATTACCTACATTGAAGCCACCACCAGCCGGGACGAGCCGCTGCCGATTTTCAACATACTGTTCTTTCTGGTGTTAGGAGGCCTGGTGCTGGCGGTGGTCATGGGGGTACGTCGGCGTTCGCAGCGGCGTCTCGACCGCCCGCTTTGA
- a CDS encoding potassium/proton antiporter: protein MFLIDQIILLAAILILVGIASSKISARLGLPVLVLFLLVGILAGERGIGGVSFDSPSAAHALGTLALALILFDGGLQTPISSIKSVWKPSSLLATLGVLVTAVITGTAAAYILDLPLLKGMLLGAIVGSTDAAAVFSLLRNAGIHIKPRLKYTLEVESASNDPMAIFLTVGLLEILVNGMEPGTGLLQMFFMQMGVGAAVGLGVGWASVKVINRIQLVASGLYPVMVAACGLLAFGLAANLQGSGFLSIFVAGVVVGNSRFVFQRSTFLFHDGLAWFSQITMFVMLGLLVDPASLLNVWAEGLLISLVLIFVARPLAVVPLLKLFRFNIREITLVSWVGLRGSVPIILAIFPLMYELPGAELLFNVVFFVVLISATVQGSTLPWVARKLGLTEHSPAIPAATLEITAIGDVDADIVKYSLVEGSRAAGRRLSQTALPDGTVVAMITRNNNVIPPRGSTTLLAGDHLFIVLRPDARPFVDSIFSQNVEAVSNDLPHTELKLKGTTTVEDIRRSYGIQLPAPDSQSLDALMRSTLTIEAEDDACVKLGNITLCIRDMVGARIATVGLVMSAQTEAKP, encoded by the coding sequence ATGTTCCTAATCGACCAAATCATTCTGCTTGCCGCCATTTTGATTCTGGTCGGCATAGCCTCCAGCAAGATTTCAGCCCGGCTGGGCCTGCCGGTTCTCGTCCTCTTCCTATTGGTGGGCATCCTGGCGGGGGAACGCGGAATCGGCGGCGTCAGCTTTGACAGCCCCTCCGCGGCCCACGCGCTAGGCACGCTGGCCCTGGCGTTGATTCTGTTCGATGGCGGATTGCAGACGCCGATAAGCTCCATCAAGTCAGTCTGGAAACCCTCTTCCCTGCTCGCCACCCTTGGCGTACTGGTCACGGCAGTCATCACCGGCACAGCCGCTGCGTACATTCTTGACTTGCCCCTGCTGAAAGGGATGTTGCTCGGCGCCATTGTTGGGTCGACCGACGCCGCGGCGGTGTTCTCCCTGTTACGCAACGCCGGCATCCATATCAAGCCCCGGCTGAAATACACGCTGGAAGTCGAGAGTGCATCGAACGACCCGATGGCCATCTTCCTGACCGTCGGCCTGCTTGAAATACTGGTTAATGGCATGGAGCCCGGCACTGGCCTGCTGCAGATGTTTTTCATGCAAATGGGCGTAGGCGCCGCGGTAGGTTTAGGGGTCGGCTGGGCGTCTGTAAAGGTGATAAACCGTATCCAGCTGGTCGCTTCAGGGCTGTATCCGGTCATGGTTGCCGCATGCGGATTACTGGCGTTTGGTCTGGCGGCGAACCTGCAAGGCAGTGGCTTTCTGTCCATATTTGTCGCCGGCGTCGTGGTCGGCAATAGCCGCTTCGTGTTTCAGCGCAGTACCTTTCTGTTCCATGACGGACTGGCTTGGTTCAGCCAGATCACCATGTTCGTCATGCTCGGTCTGCTGGTCGATCCGGCCTCGCTCCTGAATGTCTGGGCGGAAGGGCTGCTGATCTCGCTGGTGCTGATCTTCGTTGCCCGGCCTCTGGCGGTAGTGCCCCTGCTCAAGCTTTTCCGCTTCAACATCCGTGAAATCACGCTGGTGTCCTGGGTCGGCCTGCGGGGGTCGGTGCCGATCATTCTCGCTATATTCCCGCTGATGTATGAATTGCCCGGCGCGGAACTGCTGTTCAACGTCGTGTTCTTCGTTGTGCTTATTTCCGCCACCGTGCAAGGCTCAACGCTCCCCTGGGTGGCGCGCAAGCTCGGCCTGACAGAACATTCCCCAGCCATTCCCGCGGCCACCCTCGAAATTACCGCTATCGGTGATGTCGACGCCGATATCGTCAAATACTCCTTGGTCGAAGGATCGCGCGCCGCCGGTCGACGCCTTTCACAGACCGCATTGCCGGATGGCACGGTGGTGGCAATGATCACGCGCAACAACAATGTTATCCCCCCACGCGGCTCCACCACGCTGCTCGCCGGAGATCATCTGTTTATCGTGCTGCGCCCGGATGCGCGGCCTTTTGTTGACTCAATCTTTTCCCAGAACGTCGAGGCGGTAAGCAATGACCTGCCGCACACTGAGTTGAAACTGAAGGGCACCACGACAGTTGAGGATATCCGCCGCTCATACGGCATCCAGCTACCTGCACCTGACAGCCAGAGCCTCGACGCATTGATGCGCAGCACTCTCACCATCGAAGCCGAAGACGACGCCTGCGTAAAACTCGGCAATATCACCCTCTGTATCAGAGATATGGTCGGGGCTCGCATAGCCACCGTAGGGCTGGTTATGTCGGCGCAAACCGAGGCCAAGCCCTGA
- a CDS encoding protein kinase, which produces MGISQSCLRLGRDQALGPGHLRIAVGQYSDKGRKQTNQDFHGLCIPCEPLLSSKGIAIALADGISSSDVSHIASQSAVASFLEDYYCTAETWSVKKSVQRVLAATNSWLYAQTRQSQYRYDLDRGYVCTFSAMVVKSRTAHLFHVGDARIYRVQGNALEQLTDDHRLWVSADKSYLSRALGIDARLDIDYRTLQVAVGDTFLLLTDGVYEHASSRFMLAAIAANPSDLDLAAQRMVEEALEQGSEDNLTAQIIRIDELPNQAAEELHQRLTELPLPPILQAGELFDGYRIIRELHASSRSHVYLAEDALEPGFVVLKTPSTDLQDDSAYLERFLTEEWIARRIRSAHVLKPCPINRPRNYLYSVTEFIEGQTLGQWMLDNTTPDVETVRGIVEQIAKGLQAFHRAEMLHQDLRPENIMIDSSGTVKIIDFGSAKVAGLAEITAPLQHTEILGTAQYTAPEYFLGESGTPLSDMFSLAVITYQMLTGKLPYGAEVAKCRTRAAQNKLKYQSLLDDNREIPAWLDEVLKKALQPSPNKRYTELSEFVFALRRPSRELANRARPPLIKRNPVLVWQWISATLAVVIILLLMR; this is translated from the coding sequence GTGGGAATATCCCAGTCGTGTTTGCGGCTGGGCCGTGATCAGGCCCTGGGGCCTGGTCATCTGCGCATTGCGGTCGGTCAGTATTCCGACAAGGGCCGCAAGCAGACCAACCAGGATTTCCACGGCCTCTGTATCCCCTGCGAGCCACTGCTCAGCTCCAAGGGCATAGCCATTGCGCTGGCGGATGGCATCAGCAGCAGCGATGTCAGCCATATTGCCAGCCAGTCGGCGGTGGCCAGTTTTCTGGAAGATTACTACTGCACCGCCGAAACCTGGTCGGTGAAGAAATCCGTGCAGCGCGTGCTGGCTGCGACCAACTCCTGGCTGTACGCCCAGACGCGGCAGAGCCAGTACCGCTACGATCTCGACCGCGGCTACGTGTGCACCTTCAGCGCCATGGTCGTGAAATCACGCACCGCGCATCTGTTCCACGTCGGCGACGCGCGCATCTACCGGGTACAGGGCAATGCGCTGGAACAGCTCACCGACGATCACCGGCTCTGGGTCTCGGCCGACAAGAGTTACCTGAGCCGCGCCTTGGGCATCGATGCCCGGCTGGATATCGACTACCGTACCCTGCAAGTCGCGGTTGGCGACACCTTCCTGCTGCTCACCGACGGTGTGTACGAGCACGCCAGCAGCCGCTTCATGCTCGCCGCCATCGCAGCGAACCCCTCGGACCTCGACCTGGCCGCCCAACGCATGGTTGAAGAAGCGCTTGAGCAAGGCAGCGAGGACAATCTCACCGCGCAGATCATACGTATCGACGAGCTGCCGAATCAGGCCGCTGAAGAGCTGCATCAACGCCTTACCGAACTGCCGCTGCCGCCGATTCTGCAAGCTGGCGAGCTATTCGACGGCTACCGGATTATTCGCGAGCTGCATGCCAGCAGTCGCAGCCATGTGTATCTGGCCGAGGATGCACTGGAACCGGGCTTTGTCGTTCTGAAAACCCCGTCTACCGATCTGCAGGACGATTCAGCGTACCTGGAACGCTTTCTGACAGAAGAATGGATCGCCCGGCGCATCCGCAGCGCCCACGTACTCAAGCCCTGCCCGATCAACCGGCCGCGTAATTATCTGTATTCCGTCACCGAATTCATCGAAGGGCAAACGCTGGGGCAATGGATGCTCGACAACACGACGCCGGATGTCGAAACGGTTCGCGGCATTGTTGAGCAGATTGCCAAGGGGCTTCAGGCCTTTCACCGCGCGGAGATGCTGCATCAGGATTTGCGCCCGGAAAACATCATGATCGACAGCAGCGGCACGGTGAAGATCATCGACTTTGGTTCCGCCAAAGTGGCTGGCCTGGCCGAGATCACCGCACCGCTGCAACACACCGAGATACTGGGTACTGCCCAGTACACCGCACCGGAGTACTTTCTTGGAGAGAGCGGCACGCCGCTTTCCGATATGTTTTCGCTGGCGGTAATTACTTATCAGATGCTCACCGGCAAGCTGCCCTATGGCGCCGAAGTAGCCAAGTGTCGTACGCGCGCCGCGCAGAACAAGCTGAAGTATCAGTCGCTACTGGACGACAATCGGGAGATTCCCGCCTGGCTCGACGAGGTGCTGAAGAAAGCGCTGCAGCCCAGCCCCAACAAGCGTTACACCGAGCTTTCCGAGTTCGTCTTCGCGCTGCGCCGCCCCAGCCGCGAGCTGGCCAATCGCGCCCGCCCGCCTTTGATCAAACGCAATCCTGTGCTGGTCTGGCAGTGGATATCGGCTACGTTAGCCGTGGTCATTATTCTGCTGTTGATGCGCTGA
- a CDS encoding glutathione peroxidase: MASIYDIPLQSIRGEQTSLAPYKGKVLLVVNVASKCGLTPQYEGLEKLYENRRAEGLEVLGFPANNFKEQEPGSDAEIQQFCSLTYNVQFPLFSKISVAGQDRHPLYSELTEALPRATGEGPMRDRLAGFGIQTNAEPEVLWNFEKFVISRNGEVVARFAPDVAPDDPRIQEVIDAELARK; this comes from the coding sequence ATGGCATCAATTTACGATATCCCTCTGCAGTCCATCCGTGGCGAGCAGACCTCTCTTGCTCCCTACAAGGGCAAGGTGCTGCTGGTCGTCAACGTGGCATCCAAATGCGGTCTGACGCCTCAATACGAAGGGCTTGAAAAGCTGTATGAAAACCGCCGCGCCGAGGGTCTTGAGGTGCTGGGATTTCCGGCCAACAACTTCAAGGAGCAGGAGCCCGGCAGTGACGCAGAGATTCAGCAGTTCTGCAGCCTGACCTACAACGTTCAGTTCCCCTTGTTCAGCAAGATCTCGGTTGCCGGCCAGGACCGTCATCCGCTGTACAGCGAGCTGACCGAGGCGCTGCCACGTGCCACGGGCGAAGGCCCGATGCGTGACCGTCTCGCCGGCTTCGGCATTCAGACAAACGCCGAGCCCGAAGTGTTGTGGAATTTCGAAAAATTCGTGATTTCCCGGAACGGCGAGGTCGTTGCCCGTTTCGCTCCGGACGTAGCGCCTGATGACCCGCGCATCCAGGAGGTCATCGACGCCGAGCTCGCCAGAAAATAA
- a CDS encoding FUSC family protein: MRLATQLAHYGFDVERVKFGGRTALGACLALLVAWLMGLEHPQWSAMTVWAASQPVRGMLIEKSLFRALGTLVGTAFGVLLIYLAGGDNLVIMLGLVLWVGLCAAAGNAVSGLVSYGTLLSGYSASMVALLNTADPSVGILVLGQDRLLTVMTGVVVALVVGLMFSRRQEGDELRVRARWVTTEMLRHVARRLAPSQTAPAIRRGALLSEIAAIEETLEAHGAGSLRSHHSARSLRAILMANVAGMLWTKHPPAQIEHSEAIASALREAALEIEADSPIPVILDRLKRAQALSIHTPRLASMLEHLTAALQQRDHFVRTGKTDTVRLKRQFILHRDWVAARETWIRTTALLLLVGIGWVWSGSPIGAYVLLGTSVMVTLFSTMENPAWIMRHILLWQIVGAIASLVCRWVLWPLASSELQMVLMMMPFILIIVIPFAHHRTMTGSMDYSMVLLLLLQPAYPMTASLPGSAAVATAVVAGPLIAYLAFRFIYPTDAKRRRATLKGMMIDELRGLAGDSDAARKQHLWRSRLYHRTMKLVHWTNKVGEPTRSATHGGYAVMDVGNALISMQQLLRDGALDAEQRREVQAALERLKHLNTDPQGGAAVLAELAISLRERGLPGAGQLEAAADSLRANQPFFTTGSPQPAG; encoded by the coding sequence GTGAGACTGGCCACGCAACTGGCGCATTACGGTTTCGATGTCGAGCGCGTGAAATTCGGCGGACGTACCGCTCTGGGCGCCTGCCTGGCTTTGCTCGTGGCCTGGTTGATGGGCCTGGAGCATCCACAATGGTCAGCGATGACCGTATGGGCTGCATCCCAGCCCGTGCGCGGCATGCTGATCGAAAAAAGCCTGTTCCGCGCGCTGGGAACGCTGGTTGGTACGGCGTTCGGCGTTCTGCTTATCTATCTCGCCGGCGGCGATAACCTGGTCATCATGCTCGGGCTGGTGCTCTGGGTGGGGCTTTGCGCCGCCGCTGGCAATGCCGTGAGCGGACTGGTCTCCTACGGCACACTGCTGTCCGGTTATTCCGCTTCCATGGTGGCGCTGCTTAATACCGCCGACCCCTCCGTGGGGATTCTGGTTCTGGGTCAGGACCGCTTGCTCACAGTCATGACCGGTGTCGTGGTGGCGCTGGTGGTCGGTCTGATGTTCAGCCGCCGCCAGGAAGGAGACGAACTGCGGGTGCGCGCACGATGGGTCACAACCGAGATGCTGCGCCATGTTGCCCGACGCCTAGCTCCGAGCCAGACGGCTCCGGCGATCCGCCGGGGCGCCCTGTTGAGCGAAATCGCCGCGATCGAAGAAACCCTGGAAGCCCACGGTGCCGGCTCCCTGCGCTCGCACCATTCCGCGCGTTCGCTACGCGCCATCCTGATGGCCAACGTCGCGGGCATGCTATGGACCAAACACCCGCCAGCGCAGATCGAGCACAGCGAGGCGATCGCCAGCGCGCTGCGCGAAGCGGCTCTTGAAATCGAGGCCGACTCGCCGATTCCGGTAATCCTCGACAGACTCAAGCGCGCCCAGGCGCTCAGCATTCACACGCCACGCCTGGCCAGCATGCTGGAGCACCTGACAGCTGCACTGCAGCAGCGGGATCACTTTGTACGTACCGGCAAGACCGACACGGTCAGGCTGAAACGGCAGTTCATCCTGCATCGGGATTGGGTGGCTGCGCGCGAAACCTGGATCAGAACCACGGCTCTGTTATTGCTCGTCGGGATCGGCTGGGTCTGGTCCGGCTCGCCGATCGGCGCCTATGTATTGTTGGGCACCTCGGTCATGGTCACGCTGTTTTCCACCATGGAAAACCCTGCATGGATCATGCGCCATATCCTGCTGTGGCAGATCGTTGGCGCGATCGCCTCTCTGGTGTGCCGCTGGGTGCTCTGGCCGCTTGCCAGCTCGGAGCTGCAGATGGTGCTGATGATGATGCCGTTCATACTGATCATCGTCATACCCTTCGCGCACCACCGCACCATGACGGGTTCGATGGATTACTCCATGGTCTTGCTGTTGCTGCTGCAACCCGCCTATCCGATGACTGCCAGCCTGCCCGGCTCGGCTGCCGTCGCCACGGCTGTGGTCGCAGGCCCGCTGATAGCGTATCTCGCTTTCAGATTCATCTACCCCACCGACGCCAAACGCCGCCGCGCAACGCTCAAGGGCATGATGATAGATGAATTACGCGGTCTGGCAGGCGACAGCGATGCAGCGCGCAAGCAGCACCTGTGGCGCTCACGCTTGTATCACCGGACGATGAAGCTGGTGCATTGGACCAACAAGGTTGGCGAGCCAACACGCAGCGCGACCCATGGCGGTTATGCAGTGATGGACGTCGGCAATGCGCTTATCAGCATGCAGCAATTGCTGCGAGATGGAGCGTTGGATGCGGAGCAAAGGCGGGAGGTGCAGGCGGCTCTGGAACGGCTGAAACACTTGAATACCGACCCCCAGGGCGGCGCGGCCGTGCTGGCGGAGCTGGCAATCAGTTTGAGGGAAAGGGGGCTACCCGGTGCGGGACAGCTGGAAGCGGCAGCCGATAGCCTGCGCGCGAACCAGCCGTTTTTCACTACCGGTTCGCCCCAACCAGCGGGTTGA
- the nirD gene encoding nitrite reductase small subunit NirD, which produces MTQLHTDNTARAISWRPLCERRDLVANSGVVAWLDEAQVALFHLPSTEQGEQVFALENRDPKSGANVIGRGIVGSLKGELVIASPLYKQHFRLKDGSCLEYPEQRLRAWPVRINGDLVEIAEA; this is translated from the coding sequence ATGACCCAACTGCATACTGATAACACCGCTCGCGCTATCAGCTGGCGTCCGCTGTGCGAACGCCGCGATCTGGTCGCCAACTCCGGCGTAGTGGCCTGGCTGGACGAGGCGCAGGTTGCGCTGTTCCACCTGCCGAGCACGGAACAGGGCGAACAGGTATTCGCCCTGGAGAATCGCGATCCGAAATCTGGAGCCAACGTCATTGGCCGCGGCATCGTCGGCAGCCTCAAGGGCGAACTGGTGATCGCTTCACCCCTGTACAAACAGCACTTTCGCCTGAAGGACGGCAGTTGCCTGGAATATCCCGAACAGCGCCTGCGCGCCTGGCCGGTACGGATCAACGGCGATCTGGTGGAAATCGCCGAGGCTTGA